A DNA window from Mariprofundus aestuarium contains the following coding sequences:
- the yegQ gene encoding tRNA 5-hydroxyuridine modification protein YegQ has product MTKPSIELLAPAGTIRNMRYAFAFGADAVYAGQPRYSLRVRNNDFQLENLKTGIDEAHDLGKKFFVASNLLPHNNKLKRYLEHMQPVVDMQPDALIMADPGLMMMVREKWPEMPIHLSVQANTMNWAAVKFWQSVGVKRIILSRELSLDEVEEIRQQCPDIELEVFVHGALCMAYSGRCLLSGYFNHRDANQGSCTNACRWEYGMEKAAEDLSGEIIPIQVLDGMNAQPFADTGSVERHPLADQVYTLTEPNRPDEQMPIFEDEHGTYIMNSKDLRAVQHVERLVKIGVDSLKIEGRTKSHYYVARTSQTYRQAIDDAVAGRPFDGSLMFQLDGLASRGYTDGFYTRKRSSSTQNYETGNSQWLTQRFVGEVVGYDEEKKMAEVIVKNKFSIGDSIELINPGGNHTFIVESINDARYGNPMDVAPGSGHQVKIPVPVKPDEHALLAVNLAK; this is encoded by the coding sequence CCTTCCATTGAACTATTGGCTCCGGCCGGAACCATTCGCAATATGCGCTACGCATTCGCATTTGGCGCCGATGCTGTCTATGCCGGGCAGCCGCGCTACTCCCTGCGTGTGCGCAACAATGACTTTCAGCTGGAGAACCTGAAAACCGGCATTGATGAGGCGCACGACCTCGGCAAGAAATTCTTTGTCGCCAGTAACCTGCTGCCTCATAACAATAAGCTAAAGCGTTATCTGGAACATATGCAGCCGGTAGTCGATATGCAGCCGGATGCACTGATCATGGCTGACCCTGGCCTGATGATGATGGTGCGCGAAAAGTGGCCTGAGATGCCGATTCACCTCTCTGTGCAGGCTAATACGATGAACTGGGCGGCAGTAAAATTCTGGCAGTCGGTGGGTGTGAAGAGAATCATCCTCTCCCGTGAGCTCTCTCTTGATGAAGTTGAAGAGATTCGCCAGCAGTGCCCGGACATCGAACTTGAGGTGTTTGTGCACGGGGCACTCTGCATGGCCTACTCTGGCCGTTGCCTGCTCTCCGGTTATTTTAACCATCGGGATGCCAATCAGGGTTCATGCACCAATGCATGTCGCTGGGAGTATGGCATGGAGAAGGCTGCTGAGGACCTCTCCGGTGAAATTATTCCGATTCAGGTACTTGATGGCATGAATGCTCAACCGTTCGCTGATACAGGAAGTGTTGAACGTCATCCCCTGGCCGACCAGGTCTATACCCTGACTGAGCCCAATCGTCCGGATGAGCAGATGCCGATATTTGAAGATGAGCATGGCACCTATATCATGAACTCCAAAGATCTGCGCGCAGTGCAGCATGTCGAGCGACTGGTGAAAATCGGTGTCGATTCGCTGAAGATCGAAGGGCGCACTAAGTCTCACTACTATGTGGCACGTACCTCCCAGACTTACCGTCAGGCGATTGATGACGCAGTGGCAGGTCGCCCTTTTGATGGATCGCTGATGTTCCAGCTCGATGGGCTGGCCAGTCGCGGTTACACCGATGGTTTCTATACCCGCAAACGTTCATCAAGCACGCAGAACTATGAAACAGGTAATTCACAGTGGCTGACCCAGCGCTTTGTTGGTGAAGTGGTTGGCTACGATGAAGAGAAGAAGATGGCCGAAGTGATTGTGAAAAATAAATTCTCGATAGGTGACTCGATTGAGTTGATCAATCCGGGCGGCAACCACACATTTATCGTCGAGTCGATCAATGATGCCCGCTACGGTAACCCGATGGATGTTGCACCGGGCAGTGGTCATCAGGTAAAAATACCGGTTCCTGTCAAACCGGATGAGCATGCACTTTTGGCGGTTAACCTGGCGAAGTGA
- a CDS encoding PH domain-containing protein, with product MYDHKAVIGAELKAGETLLWSAQPRQGFLLHTSDAFMIPFSLVWGCSSIFWEYQVLTSDAPLIMALIGVPFVIIGLYLIAGRFYYDAKLRGKTFYGITDRRIIILSGMREKQAHYIAIGEIENLQKFENRDGSGSLVLGFEAITTAYQSQMPIPGQMEATPRMNNLTDVRKPFAIIEKLRAEITSPG from the coding sequence ATGTACGATCACAAGGCCGTCATCGGCGCGGAACTGAAAGCGGGTGAAACGCTGCTCTGGAGCGCTCAGCCCAGGCAGGGATTCTTGCTGCATACATCGGACGCATTCATGATCCCCTTCAGCCTTGTCTGGGGCTGCTCCTCGATCTTCTGGGAGTATCAGGTTCTGACAAGCGATGCGCCGCTGATCATGGCGCTGATCGGGGTTCCTTTTGTCATCATCGGTCTCTACCTGATTGCCGGCCGCTTCTATTACGATGCCAAATTGCGCGGAAAAACCTTCTACGGCATCACCGACCGCCGCATCATCATCCTGAGCGGCATGCGGGAGAAGCAGGCGCATTACATTGCCATCGGTGAGATCGAGAACCTGCAAAAGTTTGAGAACAGGGATGGATCAGGCTCCCTCGTGCTGGGATTCGAGGCGATCACCACCGCCTACCAGAGCCAGATGCCCATCCCCGGGCAAATGGAGGCCACCCCGCGCATGAACAACCTGACGGACGTGCGCAAACCGTTTGCCATCATTGAGAAACTACGCGCGGAAATCACTTCGCCAGGTTAA